Proteins encoded together in one Halorubellus sp. JP-L1 window:
- a CDS encoding Hvo_1808 family surface protein translates to MRTRAVLVVLAVVAVVALAGCTLSAFDGTSTAENDSASAPAPAENGTLADPEEDVEGWENGVWYNESLPVNASDGLNESELALVVNRSMARVERVRNVEFDRRVPVSVISREEYADRQSGSGGGGETAATREAVRLEALFLVGERTDAQAEQERTRSASVQGFYSSSEDEITIVAPTSTPTVDEVTLAHELVHAYQFRGNIDVRFPRSPTRDERRALVALIEGDANLVDRTVRSHCDGAWSCVGHDAGSGGGDGAGDGGGGSDGGDGDGGGGDEGSVSAPRPNMGLYLLSYFPYAEGERYVAATKRAGGWEAVNALYADPPSSSEQVIHRTDDAAVDVSVPDRSDGAWTRLGDDPVVSGEADLATMFAATLYDDREGSVVSREAFLTRDDPIPITYGLEPSAGWAGDGLYAYQRDDGDTGYVWRLRFDDDAEAREFASSYRELLRYHDADRPSAGVFVVEDGPYADAFSVSVSGGRVTIVNAPTVDDLGGVHEPAGQRVAPAGHRAQLASDAVAMRGNATGLVTAPPRRGSA, encoded by the coding sequence ATGCGAACGAGAGCCGTCCTGGTCGTGCTCGCGGTGGTCGCGGTGGTGGCGCTCGCCGGGTGTACGCTGTCGGCGTTCGACGGGACGTCGACGGCGGAGAACGACTCGGCGAGCGCGCCGGCACCGGCGGAGAACGGTACGCTCGCGGACCCCGAGGAGGACGTCGAGGGGTGGGAGAACGGCGTCTGGTACAACGAGTCCCTCCCCGTGAACGCGTCGGACGGCCTGAACGAGTCCGAGCTTGCGCTCGTCGTGAACCGCAGCATGGCGCGCGTCGAGCGCGTGCGGAACGTCGAGTTCGACCGGCGCGTGCCGGTGTCCGTGATCTCGCGCGAGGAGTACGCCGACCGCCAGAGCGGCTCTGGCGGCGGCGGTGAGACGGCGGCGACGCGCGAGGCGGTCCGGCTGGAGGCGCTGTTCCTCGTCGGCGAGCGAACGGACGCGCAGGCCGAGCAGGAGCGGACGCGGTCGGCGAGCGTGCAGGGGTTCTACTCGTCGAGCGAGGACGAGATCACGATCGTCGCGCCGACGTCGACGCCAACCGTGGACGAGGTGACGCTCGCGCACGAGCTCGTGCACGCGTACCAGTTCCGCGGGAACATCGACGTGCGGTTCCCGCGGTCGCCGACGCGCGACGAGCGACGGGCGCTCGTCGCGCTCATCGAGGGTGACGCGAACCTCGTCGACCGGACGGTGCGCTCGCACTGCGATGGGGCGTGGTCGTGCGTCGGGCACGACGCCGGTAGCGGCGGTGGCGACGGCGCTGGGGATGGTGGTGGCGGAAGCGACGGCGGCGATGGCGATGGTGGCGGCGGTGACGAGGGGTCGGTGTCGGCACCACGTCCGAACATGGGCCTGTATCTGCTGTCGTACTTCCCGTACGCGGAGGGCGAGCGGTACGTCGCGGCGACGAAGCGGGCCGGCGGCTGGGAGGCGGTGAACGCGCTGTACGCGGACCCGCCGTCGTCGAGCGAGCAGGTCATCCACCGGACCGACGACGCCGCGGTCGACGTGTCGGTGCCCGACCGGAGCGACGGCGCGTGGACGCGCCTGGGCGACGACCCCGTGGTGAGCGGCGAGGCGGACCTGGCGACGATGTTCGCGGCGACGCTGTACGACGACCGCGAGGGGAGCGTCGTCTCGCGCGAGGCGTTCCTCACGCGCGACGACCCGATACCGATCACGTACGGGCTCGAGCCGAGCGCGGGCTGGGCTGGCGACGGCCTGTACGCGTACCAGCGCGACGACGGCGACACGGGCTACGTGTGGCGGCTCCGGTTCGACGACGACGCCGAGGCCCGCGAGTTCGCGTCCTCGTACCGGGAGCTCCTCCGGTACCACGACGCGGACCGACCGAGTGCGGGCGTGTTCGTCGTCGAGGATGGCCCGTACGCGGACGCGTTCTCCGTCTCCGTCTCCGGTGGGCGGGTCACGATCGTGAACGCGCCGACGGTCGACGACCTCGGCGGCGTCCACGAGCCGGCCGGTCAGCGGGTCGCGCCGGCCGGCCATCGAGCCCAGTTGGCGTCCGACGCGGTCGCGATGCGCGGGAACGCGACCGGCCTCGTAACTGCGCCGCCGCGCCGTGGGAGTGCGTGA
- a CDS encoding EamA family transporter, with protein sequence MSSVGIALALAGAVVFGTYVFLVKYRFGHYPDTVFVVCVYAIATVLYAPVAVASGATLPTDAYALAVLVGVSALAGVAILAFFRALTLGDVSYVTPVSKVVPLFVLPIELALLPGTELGRLQVVGVLVVTVALYLANYQGDLVTPLRRAVTLRPGQLALASAATFGVVDVGKRHLVSDLGVDPATFVVVLFPVVAVLFAPLAYRAWPRDVDVAADWRPLVGLAVLAAVGQHVVAIAFVELAASVASPLVNAQAIVAVVLGGVVLHEPRFRARLAAAGLAVGGVSLIALG encoded by the coding sequence ATGAGTTCGGTGGGTATCGCGCTGGCGCTCGCTGGCGCGGTCGTGTTCGGGACGTACGTGTTCCTCGTGAAGTACCGGTTCGGGCACTACCCGGACACGGTGTTCGTCGTCTGCGTGTACGCGATCGCGACCGTGCTGTACGCGCCGGTCGCGGTCGCGAGCGGTGCGACGCTCCCGACGGACGCGTACGCGCTCGCCGTCCTCGTGGGGGTGTCGGCGCTCGCGGGCGTCGCCATCCTCGCGTTCTTCCGCGCGCTCACGCTCGGTGACGTGTCCTACGTCACGCCCGTGAGTAAGGTCGTGCCGCTGTTCGTCCTCCCGATCGAGCTGGCGCTCCTCCCCGGGACCGAACTCGGGCGGCTACAGGTCGTGGGCGTGCTCGTCGTGACGGTCGCGCTCTACCTCGCGAACTACCAGGGCGACCTCGTGACGCCCCTGCGGCGGGCGGTCACGCTCCGTCCCGGCCAGCTCGCGCTCGCGTCCGCGGCGACGTTCGGCGTCGTCGACGTCGGGAAGCGCCACCTCGTGAGCGACCTCGGCGTCGACCCGGCGACGTTCGTCGTCGTCCTCTTCCCCGTGGTCGCGGTGCTGTTCGCGCCGCTCGCGTACCGCGCGTGGCCGAGGGACGTCGACGTCGCGGCCGACTGGCGACCCCTGGTCGGGCTCGCGGTCCTCGCCGCGGTCGGCCAGCACGTCGTCGCGATCGCGTTCGTCGAACTGGCGGCGAGCGTCGCGTCGCCGCTCGTGAACGCGCAAGCGATCGTGGCGGTCGTCCTCGGCGGGGTCGTCCTCCACGAACCCCGGTTCCGTGCGCGACTCGCGGCCGCGGGGCTCGCGGTCGGCGGCGTCTCCCTCATCGCGCTCGGCTGA
- a CDS encoding succinylglutamate desuccinylase/aspartoacylase family protein — translation MSTDEPEPFRFDAEVPPGEKRQFRYEVSESYLGDPVEIPVTIVNGDADGPRVFMTAAIHGDELNGVKVLQEVADRYNPRDVHGTLVLLHVVNVPGYQAQQRYLPIYDHDLNRSFPGKERSNTAERMAYRIYDQFLGQCDLGLDFHTSTRNRTTMYHARADVGNPDVERLANAFGANVVLSGEGDEHSLRAVATSDGIPTVTVEMGKAHRFQPALIEKALDGVESVLAEYDVVPDATTTDPAWRKVMGPTEEKRWLRADTGGLVDMQWGPNPLVHEGDSICTITDHFKDEEHVVDAPFTGLIVGVLENPVALPGHPICHLVRITPDTREEIEREITQGEFDGYRSYGQRWMADDEVAE, via the coding sequence ATGTCCACCGACGAACCCGAGCCGTTCCGGTTCGACGCCGAGGTCCCGCCCGGCGAGAAGCGCCAGTTCCGCTACGAAGTCAGCGAATCCTACCTCGGCGACCCCGTCGAGATCCCCGTCACGATCGTCAATGGCGACGCGGACGGGCCGCGCGTGTTCATGACCGCCGCCATCCACGGCGACGAACTCAACGGCGTGAAGGTCCTCCAGGAGGTCGCCGATCGCTACAATCCGCGGGACGTGCACGGGACGCTCGTCCTCCTGCACGTCGTAAACGTCCCCGGCTACCAGGCCCAGCAGCGCTACCTCCCGATCTACGACCACGACCTCAACCGGTCGTTCCCCGGCAAGGAGCGGTCGAACACCGCCGAACGCATGGCGTACCGCATCTACGACCAGTTCCTCGGCCAGTGCGACCTCGGTCTGGACTTCCACACGTCCACGCGCAACCGCACGACGATGTACCACGCCCGCGCCGACGTCGGGAACCCCGACGTCGAACGGCTCGCGAACGCCTTCGGCGCGAACGTCGTCCTCTCCGGCGAAGGCGACGAGCACTCGCTCCGCGCCGTCGCCACCAGCGACGGCATCCCCACCGTCACCGTCGAGATGGGCAAAGCACACCGCTTCCAGCCGGCGCTCATAGAGAAGGCGCTCGACGGCGTCGAGAGCGTCCTCGCCGAGTACGACGTCGTCCCCGACGCCACCACGACAGACCCCGCCTGGCGGAAGGTCATGGGACCGACCGAGGAGAAACGCTGGCTGCGCGCCGACACCGGCGGCCTCGTCGACATGCAGTGGGGCCCGAACCCGCTCGTCCACGAAGGCGACTCGATCTGCACCATCACCGACCACTTCAAGGACGAGGAGCACGTCGTCGACGCCCCCTTCACCGGCCTCATCGTCGGCGTCCTCGAGAACCCCGTCGCCCTCCCCGGCCACCCCATCTGTCACCTCGTCCGCATCACGCCCGACACCCGCGAGGAGATCGAACGCGAGATCACGCAGGGCGAGTTCGACGGCTACCGGTCCTACGGCCAGCGCTGGATGGCCGACGACGAAGTCGCCGAGTGA
- a CDS encoding 50S ribosomal protein L15e — protein sequence MARSFYSHIKEAWRDPGDGKLAELQWQRKQDWRDQGAIERVDRPTRLDKARELGYKAKQGVVVARVSVRKGTARKSRHKKGRRSKRQGVNRIGRRKNIQRIAEERASRKYKNLRVLNSYWVGEDGSQKWHEVIMVDPEHPAIENDDDLSWITENQHESRAFRGLTSAGKQNRGLTFKGKGTEHTRPSNNGGKGRGK from the coding sequence ATGGCACGAAGTTTCTACTCGCACATCAAGGAAGCGTGGCGCGACCCTGGCGACGGCAAGCTCGCCGAACTCCAGTGGCAGCGCAAACAGGACTGGCGCGACCAGGGCGCGATCGAGCGCGTCGACCGACCGACTCGCCTGGACAAGGCCCGCGAACTGGGCTACAAGGCCAAGCAGGGCGTCGTCGTCGCTCGCGTGAGCGTCCGCAAGGGGACCGCCCGCAAGTCCCGCCACAAGAAGGGGCGGCGTTCGAAGCGCCAGGGCGTGAACCGCATCGGTCGCCGGAAGAACATTCAGCGGATCGCCGAGGAGCGCGCCTCTCGCAAGTACAAGAACCTCCGCGTGCTGAACTCGTACTGGGTCGGCGAGGACGGCTCGCAGAAGTGGCACGAAGTGATCATGGTGGACCCGGAGCATCCCGCTATCGAGAACGACGACGACCTCTCGTGGATCACGGAGAACCAGCACGAGTCGCGTGCGTTCCGTGGCCTCACGAGCGCCGGCAAGCAGAACCGCGGACTCACGTTCAAGGGCAAGGGTACCGAGCACACTCGACCCTCGAACAACGGCGGCAAGGGCCGCGGCAAGTAA
- a CDS encoding mechanosensitive ion channel family protein — translation MLSVTTAAVLQATTAEGSGLGVPDLVPVLVRAGKFVAGFLLVLVLGWYVLEPAISRLVQERNADNPTIQEAISRYVRLFVVVGAVFVGAGVAGYGQFLSDSALVIAAGTLAVGVAAQTVIGSLVSGLVLVADPEFNVGNFIEWSDGQGEVQSITLRVTRVHTPDGKLQTIPNETLTSDVIARPYGRGRFRVVEHIGLAYEDDVDDALDVLEEAATELDGVLADPAPSAYVETFESDAVLVRVHYWIDDPRHRDVLGIRSAYALAVKDRLERAGVTISPASKRELQGRIEVERSEPAST, via the coding sequence ATGCTCTCGGTCACGACCGCGGCCGTGCTCCAGGCGACGACCGCGGAAGGGTCGGGTTTGGGGGTGCCCGACCTCGTTCCCGTGCTCGTGCGAGCGGGCAAGTTCGTCGCCGGCTTCCTGCTGGTGCTCGTGCTCGGCTGGTACGTACTCGAACCCGCGATCTCGCGCCTCGTCCAGGAACGGAACGCCGACAACCCGACGATTCAGGAGGCGATCTCGCGGTACGTGCGGTTGTTCGTCGTCGTCGGCGCCGTCTTCGTCGGCGCGGGCGTGGCGGGATACGGCCAGTTCCTGAGCGATTCGGCGCTCGTCATCGCCGCGGGCACGCTCGCGGTCGGGGTCGCCGCCCAGACCGTCATCGGATCGCTCGTGAGCGGGCTCGTACTCGTCGCCGACCCCGAGTTCAACGTCGGGAACTTCATCGAGTGGTCGGACGGGCAGGGCGAAGTCCAGTCCATCACGCTGCGCGTGACGCGCGTCCACACGCCGGACGGGAAGCTCCAGACGATACCGAACGAGACGCTGACGAGCGACGTCATCGCTCGCCCATACGGCCGTGGGCGGTTCCGCGTCGTCGAACACATCGGGCTCGCCTACGAGGACGACGTCGACGACGCGCTCGACGTCCTCGAGGAGGCGGCGACCGAACTGGACGGGGTGCTCGCGGATCCGGCGCCGAGCGCGTACGTGGAGACGTTCGAGAGCGACGCCGTGCTGGTGCGGGTACACTACTGGATCGACGACCCGCGGCACCGCGACGTCCTCGGGATCCGGTCGGCGTACGCGCTCGCCGTGAAGGACCGACTCGAGCGCGCCGGCGTCACCATCAGTCCCGCGTCGAAGCGCGAGCTCCAGGGTCGCATCGAAGTCGAGCGGTCCGAGCCAGCGTCGACCTGA